TGCCCAGCAGGCCATCGCCTGCGTGGCCAGCGACCTGCTCGCACTGCTGCTGCTTACCCCGCCGGGCGAGCTGGGCGCCGACGTGGTCCTGGGCAGCGCCCAGCGCTTCGGCGTGCCGATGGGCTACGGCGGGCCACACGCGGCCTTCTTCGCCTGCCGGGACGAGTACAAGCGTGCCATGCCGGGCCGCATCATCGGCGTTTCCAAGGACGCCCGTGGCAACACCGCGCTGCGCATGGCGCTGCAGACCCGCGAACAGCACATTCGCCGCGAGAAGGCCAACTCCAACGTCTGTACTTCCCAGGTGCTGCTGGCCAACATCGCCAGCCTGTACGCCGTCTACCACGGCCCGCAGGGCCTCAAGCGCATCGCCCAGCGCGTGCACCGCCTGACCTCCGTGCTGGCCGCCGGCCTCGCCGCCAAGGGTGTGAAGCGGGTCAACCAGCACTTCTTCGACACCCTGACCCTCGACGTCGGCGCCCAGCAGCAGGCCATCCTCGAACGCGCCCGCGCCGCCCGAGTGAACCTGCGCATCGTCGGCGAAGACCGCCTGGGTATCAGTCTCGACGAAACCACCGGTGTCGACACCCTCGCCAGCCTGTTCGACATTGTTCTCGGCACCGGCCACGGCCTGGATGTCGCGCAGCTCGACGCCGGCAGCGTCGCCGAAGGCATCCCGGCCGACCTGCAGCGCAGCAGCGGCTACCTGAGCCACCCGGTGTTCAATCGCCACCACAGCGAAACCGAGATGCTGCGCTACCTGCGCCAGCTCGAAGGCAAGGACCTGGCGCTGAACCAGGCGATGATCCCGCTGGGCTCCTGCACCATGAAGCTCAACGCCACCAGCGAGATGATCCCGATCACCTGGCCGGAATTCGCCAGCCTGCACCCCTTCGTGCCCCGCGAGCAGGCCGAGGGCTACCGCCTGATGATCGAGGAGCTGGAGCGCTGGCTCTGCGCGATCACCGGCTTCGACGCCATCTGCATGCAGCCCAACTCCGGCGCCCAGGGCGAGTACGCGGGCCTGCTGGCGATCCGCAAGTACCACGAGAGCCGTGGCGACGCGCACCGCAACATCTGCCTGATCCCGTCCTCCGCCCACGGCACCAACCCGGCGTCGGCGATCATGGCGAGCATGCGCGTGGTCATCGTCGAGTGCGACAAGGGCGGCAACGTCGATATGGAGGACTTGAAGCGCAAGGCCGAGGAAGCCGGCCCGCAACTGTCCTGCCTGATGATCACCTACCCGTCGACCCACGGCGTGTACGAGGAAGGCATCCGCGAGATCTGCGAGGTCATCCACAACCACGGTGGCCAGGTGTACATGGACGGCGCCAACCTCAACGCCCAGGTTGGCCTGGCGCGTCCGGCGGACATCGGCGCCGACGTGTCGCACATGAACCTGCACAAGACCTTCTGCATCCCCCACGGCGGTGGCGGTCCGGGCATGGGCCCGATCGGCGTGAAGAAGCACCTCGCTCCCTTCGTCGCCAACCACCCGGTGATCCGCATCGAGGGCCCGAACCCGCTCAACGGCGCGGTCAGCGCTGCGCCCTGGGGCAGTGCCAGCATCCTGCCGATCAGCTGGATGTACATCGCCATGATGGGCCCGCAACTGGCGGACGCCACGGAAGTGGCGATCCTCAACGCCAACTACCTGGCCCAGCGGCTCGACGATGCTTTCCCGGTGCTCTACCGCGGCCGCAACGACCGCGTTGCCCACGAGTGCATCCTCGACCTGCGCCCGCTCAAGGCGCAGACCGGGATCAGCGAGGAAGACGTCGCCAAGCGCCTGATGGACTATGGCTTCCACGCGCCGACCATGTCCTTCCCTGTGC
The Pseudomonas triclosanedens DNA segment above includes these coding regions:
- the gcvP gene encoding aminomethyl-transferring glycine dehydrogenase encodes the protein MSNTPSLSQLHQPDAFLARHLGPDAAEQHAMLETLGLGSRDDLIVQTVPPAIRLNRPLDLPVALDEQGALAKLKGYAQQNQLWTSLIGTGYYGTLTPTVILRNVLENPGWYTAYTPYQPEIAQGRLESLLNFQQMTIDLTGLDLASASLLDEATAAAEAMALAKRVAKARSNLFFVDAQCHPQTISVVQTRAEAFGFDVVVDELENLGQHQVFGALLQYPDTRGEIRDMRGPIDALHAQQAIACVASDLLALLLLTPPGELGADVVLGSAQRFGVPMGYGGPHAAFFACRDEYKRAMPGRIIGVSKDARGNTALRMALQTREQHIRREKANSNVCTSQVLLANIASLYAVYHGPQGLKRIAQRVHRLTSVLAAGLAAKGVKRVNQHFFDTLTLDVGAQQQAILERARAARVNLRIVGEDRLGISLDETTGVDTLASLFDIVLGTGHGLDVAQLDAGSVAEGIPADLQRSSGYLSHPVFNRHHSETEMLRYLRQLEGKDLALNQAMIPLGSCTMKLNATSEMIPITWPEFASLHPFVPREQAEGYRLMIEELERWLCAITGFDAICMQPNSGAQGEYAGLLAIRKYHESRGDAHRNICLIPSSAHGTNPASAIMASMRVVIVECDKGGNVDMEDLKRKAEEAGPQLSCLMITYPSTHGVYEEGIREICEVIHNHGGQVYMDGANLNAQVGLARPADIGADVSHMNLHKTFCIPHGGGGPGMGPIGVKKHLAPFVANHPVIRIEGPNPLNGAVSAAPWGSASILPISWMYIAMMGPQLADATEVAILNANYLAQRLDDAFPVLYRGRNDRVAHECILDLRPLKAQTGISEEDVAKRLMDYGFHAPTMSFPVPGTLMVEPTESESKHELDRFIEAMLSIRAEIAKVEAGEWPAEDNPLKRAPHTLADVTGVWQRPYEIAEAVTPTEHTRAFKYWPAVNRVDNVYGDRNLFCACVPVDDYRE